Proteins from one Streptomyces sp. NBC_00390 genomic window:
- a CDS encoding HdeD family acid-resistance protein, with the protein MTYPSDSSGTGPPRGTEPQDAPLTEGLGALANMGWQILLTTGLATIALGVVVFAWPEETLRVIGVLFGIYLLATGVFQLAAAFGTHVARHLRVLHFLTGGLSVLLGLICFRGTLQSIFLLALWIGFSWLLRGIMVTAAAASAKDTPARGWQLFYGIISTLAGIVLIVSPFTSIAALTLAVGVMAVVLGVVEVFQAIRMRVEVGRLAPGGTATQRRPLFHRPHPQH; encoded by the coding sequence ATGACTTATCCCTCCGATTCCTCGGGCACCGGCCCTCCGCGCGGCACCGAGCCACAAGACGCCCCCTTGACCGAAGGCCTGGGCGCCTTGGCGAACATGGGCTGGCAGATCCTGCTCACCACGGGCCTGGCCACGATCGCCCTGGGCGTCGTGGTCTTCGCCTGGCCGGAGGAGACGCTGCGGGTCATCGGCGTACTCTTCGGCATCTACCTGCTGGCTACCGGCGTCTTCCAGCTGGCCGCCGCCTTCGGCACGCACGTCGCCCGGCATCTTCGGGTGCTGCACTTCCTCACGGGTGGGCTCTCCGTCCTGCTGGGGCTGATCTGCTTCCGGGGCACCCTGCAGTCGATCTTTCTGCTCGCTCTGTGGATCGGCTTCAGCTGGCTGCTGCGCGGCATCATGGTGACGGCTGCAGCGGCCTCCGCCAAGGACACGCCGGCACGCGGCTGGCAGCTGTTCTACGGGATCATCAGCACTCTGGCGGGCATCGTGCTGATCGTCTCGCCGTTCACCTCGATCGCCGCACTCACCCTGGCGGTGGGCGTCATGGCCGTGGTCCTCGGGGTGGTCGAGGTGTTCCAGGCCATCAGAATGCGCGTCGAAGTCGGTCGCCTCGCTCCGGGTGGCACTGCCACACAGCGGCGGCCCCTGTTCCACCGCCCGCACCCCCAGCACTGA